DNA sequence from the Herpetosiphonaceae bacterium genome:
CGGCGGATCGCCCCCGACACGCTGGCGCTGATCCCGTCGAAGCTGCGCGAGCCGTCGCGCTTCGGCGAGGTCGGCGCGGTGCATCTGCCGCGTCCGGGCATCGGCAGGCTGTCGCGGCTCTACAAAACGACGCTGCTCTACTAC
Encoded proteins:
- a CDS encoding glycosyltransferase family 1 protein, yielding MRICYLAYPTSLTLQSANAIQTWTTLRELRRIAPDTLALIPSKLREPSRFGEVGAVHLPRPGIGRLSRLYKTTLLYY